A genomic window from Gammaproteobacteria bacterium includes:
- a CDS encoding Grx4 family monothiol glutaredoxin, translating to METIDKIKQQISENPIILYMKGSPKLPNCGFSSQASQAVMSCGEKFAYVDILLNPDIRTELPKFANWPTFPQLWVDGELVGGCDIILEMYQQGELAPLLKETAEKYPSQD from the coding sequence ATGGAAACAATCGACAAAATTAAACAGCAGATTTCTGAAAATCCAATTATTTTGTATATGAAAGGCTCGCCTAAATTACCTAATTGTGGTTTTTCATCTCAAGCGTCACAAGCCGTGATGAGCTGTGGTGAAAAGTTTGCATATGTTGACATTTTGCTAAACCCAGACATCCGTACTGAATTGCCAAAATTTGCTAACTGGCCAACTTTCCCACAATTATGGGTTGATGGCGAGTTAGTGGGCGGCTGTGATATTATTTTAGAGATGTATCAGCAGGGTGAATTAGCACCACTGTTAAAAGAAACAGCTGAAAAATACCCAAGCCAAGATTAA